The Bombus terrestris chromosome 4, iyBomTerr1.2, whole genome shotgun sequence genome has a window encoding:
- the LOC100651940 gene encoding uncharacterized protein LOC100651940 isoform X1 — protein MSSVAYIVFLLATAVIKSRFTDIYASKIYTLNVPHVVRNGTGPIDLSCIYNVTKDENGLVIKWYHNKDQIYQWIPPMPPQDIGVIDGFAEYPEQNLRHSNSQSIIHLKMAMIEMSGEYTCMISTFQEEDTKGTKMIIYVPETNLSIHVSSFNKSHLNLTCVANGAQPRPILKIYIEGTEVNNYYDKTVETIKYKNILFATRSAIVENPLEPLLLECEISIPHTDYKRRERIVYYPIQMLSQISSASSYKIGDVILIIYIVLLLKIIK, from the exons ATGTCGTCGGTAGCATATATCGTTTTTCTGCTTGCCACAGCAGTGATAAAAAGCCGCTTTACAG ATATATACGCCTCGAAAATTTACACATTGAACGTTCCGCACGTAGTGCGTAATGGAACTGGACCAATCGATCTTTCCTGCATTTACAATGTCACTAAAGACGAGAACGGTCTTGTAATAAAATGGTACCATAATAAAGACCAAATCTATCAATGGATACCACCAA TGCCACCTCAGGATATAGGAGTGATAGATGGATTTGCTGAATATCCTGAACAAAATTTAAGACATTCTAATTCACAATCCATAATACATTTGAAAATGGCCATGATCGAAATGAGCGGAGAGTATACTTGTATGATTAGCACCTTTCAGGAAGAGGACACGAAAGGAacaaaaatgattatttatg tGCCAGAAACTAATCTGTCCATTCATGTTTCTTCTTTCAATAAAAGTCATTTAAATCTAACATGCGTAGCAAACGGAGCACAGCCGCGACCGATACTAAAAATTTACATAGAAGGAACtgaagtcaataattattatgataaaactgtagaaacaataaaatataaaaacatcCTTTTTGCAACGCGCAGTGCAATCGTAGAAAATCCTTTGGAACCATTGCTATTAGAGTGTGAAATTTCCATACCACACACGGATTATAAACGCAGAGAAAGAATCGTTTATTATCCTA tTCAAATGTTATCACAGATTAGTAGCGCGTCAAGCTATAAAATTGGCGATGTTATCCTCATCATCTACATAGTgttattattaaa GATTATAAAGTAA
- the LOC100652180 gene encoding DNA replication complex GINS protein PSF1 isoform X1, translating to MYGRKGFKLISELDLYSDILPFNEVLVKEVLQEMQCLYDANVADSNAIRNDDNMALLPSVQLRHTALKRNKRCVLAYIYNRMKKLRELRWEIGSILPPEINSNLLNAEIQWFQSYNKSLAKYMRSLGEDHGFNLTTNMVPPKTPYVEVKCVEDFGRLELDDGQVILLKKNTYHLLPRSVCEPLIRQGILEHKRISRVNLNSL from the exons atgtatggAAGAAAAGGCTTTAAACTTATTTCAGAACTAGATTTATATTCTGATATATTACCATTCAAT gaGGTACTTGTTAAAGAAGTTTTACAGGAGATGCAATGTCTCTATGATGCAAACGTAGCAGATAG CAATGCCATTAGGAATGATGATAATATGGCATTATTGCCATCAGTACAGTTGAGACATACagcattaaaaagaaataaaagatgtgTCTTAGCATACATATATAACAGAATGAAAAAACTAAGAGAATTACGATGGGAAATAGGGAGCATTCTACCACCAGAAATAAATTCCAATCTATTAAATGCTGAAATTCAATGGTTTCAGTCATACAATAAGTCTTTAGCTAAATACATGAGATCTTTAGGAGAAGACCATGGGTTCAATCTAACAACAAACATGGTACCTCCAAAAACTCCTTATGTAGag GTCAAATGTGTAGAGGATTTTGGAAGATTGGAATTAGATGATGGGCAAGTTATTTTgctaaaaaaaaatacatatcatTTGCTACCAAGATCTGTATGTGAACCATTGATACGGCAAGGAATTCTTGAACATAAGA GAATTTCCCGTGTAAACTTAAATTCCTTATAA
- the LOC100651587 gene encoding uncharacterized protein LOC100651587 isoform X1: protein MNDDPREVLVLLNSLGFVGITAQQLKAFMKDLKLYRKIKDRERQQKREEIKRKIIDKQKNMIKEILTEQKTEFHSVENTISTNSSNSYFDDTIVKVIVTKLSSDKENKNPTNFEENYTNVGHKMNMIQSKSKPMRKEDHYNVKSIVVPCNNIEVDNKSCLKSRNKYEGCLKKDFHIETQNKTKIQDDKIQIQEKSAPLQSVRPMSAPNILDHQQGYIGSSHTKSTSSTKNTHSGTKSFIRPWRLQPDIQKSKNVKKTDPVLLYQKYQQEWKQMSFPGEAKHASIRWAIREKMLGEDPHPAPLPKKSTSMPTLRKK, encoded by the exons atgaaTGATGACCCAAGAGAAGTACTTGTTCTTCTTAATTCTTTGGGCTTTGTTGGAATTACAGCACAACAACTTAAAGCATTTATGAAAG ATTTAAAGTTGTATAGGAAAATAAAAGATCGTGAAAGACAgcaaaaaagggaagaaattaaaagaaaaataatagataagCAAAAAAATATGATTAAAGAAATTCTTACAGAACAAAAGACAGAGTTTCATTCAGTTGAAAATACTATATCCACTAATTCTTCTAATTCTTATTTTGATGACACCATTGTAAAGGTAATAGTGACAAAGTTATCAAgtgacaaagaaaataaaaatcctacaaattttgaagaaaactatACAAATGTAGGTCACAAAATGAATATGATACAGTCAAAATCCAAACCCATGAGAAAAGAAGATCATTACAATGTTAAATCTATTGTTGTGCCATGTAATAATATAGAGGTAGATAATAAATCTTGTttaaaaagtagaaataaatATGAGGGGTGTTTGAAAAAAGATTTCCATATAGaaacacaaaataaaacaaaaatacaagATGATAAAATACAGATTCAAGAAAAATCAGCACCTTTGCAATCAGTACGTCCTATGAGCGCACCAAACATTTTAGACCACCAGCAAGGATATATTGGAAGCAGCCACACAAAAAGTACATCATCTACAAAAAATACTCATTCTGGAACAAAATCAT TTATTAGACCATGGAGATTGCAACCAGACATccaaaaaagtaaaaatgttaaaaagacTGATCCAGTTTTACTTTATCAAAAATATCAACAGGAATGGAAACAAATGTCTTTTCCTGGAGAAGCTAAACATGCAAGCATAAGGTGGGCCATTCGTGAAAAAATGTTAGGTGAAGATCCTCATCCAGCA CCTCTTCCTAAAAAGTCAACTAGTATGCCAACACTAAGAAAGAAGTGA
- the LOC100651940 gene encoding uncharacterized protein LOC100651940 isoform X2 produces MSSVAYIVFLLATAVIKSRFTDIYASKIYTLNVPHVVRNGTGPIDLSCIYNVTKDENGLVIKWYHNKDQIYQWIPPMPPQDIGVIDGFAEYPEQNLRHSNSQSIIHLKMAMIEMSGEYTCMISTFQEEDTKGTKMIIYVPETNLSIHVSSFNKSHLNLTCVANGAQPRPILKIYIEGTEVNNYYDKTVETIKYKNILFATRSAIVENPLEPLLLECEISIPHTDYKRRERIVYYPIQMLSQISSASSYKIGDVILIIYIVLLLK; encoded by the exons ATGTCGTCGGTAGCATATATCGTTTTTCTGCTTGCCACAGCAGTGATAAAAAGCCGCTTTACAG ATATATACGCCTCGAAAATTTACACATTGAACGTTCCGCACGTAGTGCGTAATGGAACTGGACCAATCGATCTTTCCTGCATTTACAATGTCACTAAAGACGAGAACGGTCTTGTAATAAAATGGTACCATAATAAAGACCAAATCTATCAATGGATACCACCAA TGCCACCTCAGGATATAGGAGTGATAGATGGATTTGCTGAATATCCTGAACAAAATTTAAGACATTCTAATTCACAATCCATAATACATTTGAAAATGGCCATGATCGAAATGAGCGGAGAGTATACTTGTATGATTAGCACCTTTCAGGAAGAGGACACGAAAGGAacaaaaatgattatttatg tGCCAGAAACTAATCTGTCCATTCATGTTTCTTCTTTCAATAAAAGTCATTTAAATCTAACATGCGTAGCAAACGGAGCACAGCCGCGACCGATACTAAAAATTTACATAGAAGGAACtgaagtcaataattattatgataaaactgtagaaacaataaaatataaaaacatcCTTTTTGCAACGCGCAGTGCAATCGTAGAAAATCCTTTGGAACCATTGCTATTAGAGTGTGAAATTTCCATACCACACACGGATTATAAACGCAGAGAAAGAATCGTTTATTATCCTA tTCAAATGTTATCACAGATTAGTAGCGCGTCAAGCTATAAAATTGGCGATGTTATCCTCATCATCTACATAGTgttattattaaagtaa
- the LOC100652180 gene encoding DNA replication complex GINS protein PSF1 isoform X2 produces MYGRKGFKLISELDLYSDILPFNEVLVKEVLQEMQCLYDANVADSNAIRNDDNMALLPSVQLRHTALKRNKRCVLAYIYNRMKKLRELRWEIGSILPPEINSNLLNAEIQWFQSYNKSLAKYMRSLGEDHGFNLTTNMVPPKTPYVEVKCVEDFGRLELDDGQVILLKKNTYHLLPRSVCEPLIRQGILEHKTRS; encoded by the exons atgtatggAAGAAAAGGCTTTAAACTTATTTCAGAACTAGATTTATATTCTGATATATTACCATTCAAT gaGGTACTTGTTAAAGAAGTTTTACAGGAGATGCAATGTCTCTATGATGCAAACGTAGCAGATAG CAATGCCATTAGGAATGATGATAATATGGCATTATTGCCATCAGTACAGTTGAGACATACagcattaaaaagaaataaaagatgtgTCTTAGCATACATATATAACAGAATGAAAAAACTAAGAGAATTACGATGGGAAATAGGGAGCATTCTACCACCAGAAATAAATTCCAATCTATTAAATGCTGAAATTCAATGGTTTCAGTCATACAATAAGTCTTTAGCTAAATACATGAGATCTTTAGGAGAAGACCATGGGTTCAATCTAACAACAAACATGGTACCTCCAAAAACTCCTTATGTAGag GTCAAATGTGTAGAGGATTTTGGAAGATTGGAATTAGATGATGGGCAAGTTATTTTgctaaaaaaaaatacatatcatTTGCTACCAAGATCTGTATGTGAACCATTGATACGGCAAGGAATTCTTGAACATAAGA CGCGCAGTTGA
- the LOC100651587 gene encoding uncharacterized protein LOC100651587 isoform X2 produces MNDDPREVLVLLNSLGFVGITAQQLKAFMKDLKLYRKIKDRERQQKREEIKRKIIDKQKNMIKEILTEQKTEFHSVENTISTNSSNSYFDDTIVKVIVTKLSSDKENKNPTNFEENYTNVGHKMNMIQSKSKPMRKEDHYNVKSIVVPCNNIEVDNKSCLKSRNKYEGCLKKDFHIETQNKTKIQDDKIQIQEKSAPLQSVRPMSAPNILDHQQGYIGSSHTKSTSSTKNTHSGTKSFIRPWRLQPDIQKSKNVKKTDPVLLYQKYQQEWKQMSFPGEAKHASISLFLKSQLVCQH; encoded by the exons atgaaTGATGACCCAAGAGAAGTACTTGTTCTTCTTAATTCTTTGGGCTTTGTTGGAATTACAGCACAACAACTTAAAGCATTTATGAAAG ATTTAAAGTTGTATAGGAAAATAAAAGATCGTGAAAGACAgcaaaaaagggaagaaattaaaagaaaaataatagataagCAAAAAAATATGATTAAAGAAATTCTTACAGAACAAAAGACAGAGTTTCATTCAGTTGAAAATACTATATCCACTAATTCTTCTAATTCTTATTTTGATGACACCATTGTAAAGGTAATAGTGACAAAGTTATCAAgtgacaaagaaaataaaaatcctacaaattttgaagaaaactatACAAATGTAGGTCACAAAATGAATATGATACAGTCAAAATCCAAACCCATGAGAAAAGAAGATCATTACAATGTTAAATCTATTGTTGTGCCATGTAATAATATAGAGGTAGATAATAAATCTTGTttaaaaagtagaaataaatATGAGGGGTGTTTGAAAAAAGATTTCCATATAGaaacacaaaataaaacaaaaatacaagATGATAAAATACAGATTCAAGAAAAATCAGCACCTTTGCAATCAGTACGTCCTATGAGCGCACCAAACATTTTAGACCACCAGCAAGGATATATTGGAAGCAGCCACACAAAAAGTACATCATCTACAAAAAATACTCATTCTGGAACAAAATCAT TTATTAGACCATGGAGATTGCAACCAGACATccaaaaaagtaaaaatgttaaaaagacTGATCCAGTTTTACTTTATCAAAAATATCAACAGGAATGGAAACAAATGTCTTTTCCTGGAGAAGCTAAACATGCAAGCATAAG CCTCTTCCTAAAAAGTCAACTAGTATGCCAACACTAA
- the LOC100651704 gene encoding 39S ribosomal protein L4, mitochondrial, producing MTNCYITKPFMFNVSDIYKIFEPSDISRQIEHYRKRLGYFYNNKPCVDAITKNSFIEMLSLRNVITKLQAYSQQITYCTKAVTEKIHPIISKRSYEDENYFYQRPREVWLENLDTIERQKLGLVFLHPDIYAASPRIDIIHANIRWQRMYRYVCYAHTKVRSEVRGGGKKPWRQKGLGLSRHSSIRSPLWRGGGVVHGPRSPTTHFYMLPFYTRVAGLTSTLSVKLAQDDLYIVNDLEIPSNKPSYIEQLIEERHWGPSVLFVDTDDIMPENISEATDTIKHVNLMPVYGLNVYSMLKHNTLILTERAARLIEDKILYHLHRPDYHKLMAKFKLNQQ from the exons ATGACCAATTGCTACATAACTAAGCCATTCATGTTCAATGTTAGTGACATCTACAAAATCTTTGAGCCTAGCGACATCTCACGTCAAATTGAACATTATCGAAAACGTTTaggttatttttataataataaaccgTGCGTAGATGCAATAACGAAAAACTCTTTTATTGAAATGTTATCGCTTAGAAatgttattacaaaattacaagcATATTCGCAACAAATAACGTATTGTACAAAGGCTGTCACGGAAAAAATCCATCCAATCATTTCCAAAAGAAGTTATgaagatgaaaattatttttaccaaaGACCGCGCGAAGTATGGCTAGAAAATTTGGATACCATTGAAAGACAAAAGTTAGGACTTGTCTTTCTACATCCCGACATTTATGCAGCATCTCCTAGGATAGATATAATTCATGCAAACATACGCTGGCAAAGAATGTATCGCTATGTG tgTTATGCACATACAAAAGTACGTTCAGAAGTAAGAGGTGGTGGCAAGAAACCATGGCGACAAAAGGGACTAGGTCTTTCCCGTCACTCAAGTATACGTTCCCCATTATGGAGAGGTGGTGGTGTAGTACACGGACCTAGATCTCCTACAACTCATTTTTACATGCTTCCCTTTTATACCCGAGTTGCTGGACTTACATCTACATTGTCTGTTAAATTAGCTCAAGAtgatttgtatattgttaatgaTTTGGAAATTCCATCCAATAAACCATCATATATCGAACAACTAATAGAAGAGCGACATTGGGGACCTTCTGTGTTGTTTGTTGATACTGATGATATCATGCCTGAAAACATCTCAGAAGCAACTGACACAATAAAGCATGTAAATTTAATGCCTGTATATG gCCTGAATGTCTACAGTATGTTAAAACATAACACTTTAATTCTTACTGAAAGAGCTGCACGTTTAATCGAAGATAAAATATTGTACCATTTACATAGACCAGATTATCATAAATTAATGGCAAAGTTTAAACTTAATCAgcaatag